One genomic window of Peromyscus maniculatus bairdii isolate BWxNUB_F1_BW_parent chromosome 2, HU_Pman_BW_mat_3.1, whole genome shotgun sequence includes the following:
- the LOC102922853 gene encoding PRAME family member 12-like, whose product MSSPPTLLQLARRSLLKNEALAISALKYLPMELFPPLFKDAFTGKQTNILRAMVAAWPFPCLPVGALMKSRHLETLKAVLDGLDLLINQKDQPRSQKLKVLDLQDAQHNFWNVWAGIEDGVCSPDVITETQPVVHHPIQEGKQVVTVLMNLSLKSSHLCKYLRYFYWWAKQRKDEVQMICQKLEFWALPVYNPLELLEVFEPSSIQELQVNECWDLGTLATIAPGLGQMTNLQKPVINEICTPLEWLGNQEMKEWCFIEIISQFSQLNMLQHLYLNDVFFLNERLDQVLRCLKNPLETLAITNCMLSESDMSYLSQCPSIHQLKHLDLSGVTFLNLSHSLLGRLLERLTATLQTLELKGCMLMDLQISVLLPALSQCSQLTEVNFMKNFLSVCSLKKLLQYTANLIHLTREMYPAPSEVYDDNGDVMPDRFAQHCSELMETLCAIREPKEIYFVSKRCLDCLGFCVYNLEATLCSCWQ is encoded by the exons ATGAGCTCCCCACCCACGCTCCTGCAGCTGGCAAGAAGAAGTCTGCTAAAAAATGAAGCCTTGGCCATCTCTGCTCTGAAATACCTGCCCATGGAACTCTTCCCACCTCTATTCAAAGATGCCTtcactggaaaacaaacaaacatcttgaGGGCGATGGTGGCAGCCTGGCCCTTCCCATGCCTTCCTGTGGGAGCCCTGATGAAGAGTCGCCACCTGGAGACATTGAAGGCTGTGCTGGATGGCCTGGATTTGCTGATTAACCAGAAGGATCAGCCTAG GAGTCAGAAACTAAAAGTGCTTGATTTGCAGGATGCCCAACATAACTTCTGGAATGTGTGGGCTGGAATAGAGGATGGTGTCTGCTCTCCAGATGTCATTACTGAGACCCAACCAGTGGTGCATCATCCCATACAAGAGGGGAAACAAGTCGTGACTGTGTTGATGAACCTTTCTCTCAAATCCAGCCATCTTTGTAAATATCTAAGGTATTTCTATTGGTGGGCCAAGCAGAGAAAAGACGAGGTGCAGATGATCTGTCAAAAGCTGGAGTTTTGGGCCCTGCCTGTCTATAACCCCCTGGAGCTGCTGGAGGTATTTGAGCCGAGCTCTATACAGGAATTGCAAGTGAATGAATGCTGGGACCTGGGAACCCTTGCAACGATAGCTCCTGGCCTGGGCCAGATGACAAACCTTCAGAAACCTGTTATCAATGAAATATGCACTCCTTTGGAGTGGCTTGGGAACCAAGAGATGAAAGAATGGTGTTTTATAGAGATCATTTCCCAGTTCTCCCAACTCAACATGCTCCAGCATCTCTATTTGAATGATGTCTTCTTCCTGAATGAACGACTTGACCAAGTGCTCAG GTGCTTGAAGAATCCCTTAGAGACCCTTGCAATCACTAACTGCATGCTATCAGAATCAGACATGAGTTATCTGTCCCAGTGTCCAAGCATCCATCAGCTCAAACATCTGGACCTGAGTGGTGTcacctttttaaatttaagtcaTTCACTTCTAGGAAGACTGCTAGAAAGACTGACAGCTACTCTGCAGACTTTAGAATTGAAGGGCTGTATGTTGATGGACTTGCAAATCAGTGTCCTCCTGCCTGCCCTGAGCCAGTGCTCCCAGCTCACTGAAGTCAATTTTATGAAGAACTTCCTGTCTGTGTGCAGCCTTAAGAAGCTGCTGCAGTACACTGCCAACCTGATACATCTGACCCGGGAGATGTACCCTGCCCCCAGTGAGGTCTATGATGACAATGGTGATGTCATGCCAGACAGATTTGCCCAACATTGTTCTGAGCTTATGGAAACACTCTGTGCTATAAGAGAGCCAAAAGAGATCTACTTTGTGAGTAAGAGATGTCTAGATTGTCTGGGATTCTGTGTTTATAACCTGGAGGCCACACTATGTTCATGTTGGCAATAA
- the LOC102907683 gene encoding PRAME family member 12, with amino-acid sequence MSFQAPPTLLQLAVQSLLREEALAISALQDLPRELFPRLFKEAFTRRQSAVLRAMVQVWPFPCLPLGGLMKMKVPYLETLQTILDGIDILLGQKVHPRSHKLRVLDLRALHKDFWSVWAGDKTDACPRAVKCKRKTQGRGVRRGNEQSLKVFVDIYLKPRALDACLSYVFLWVEARKGLLQLGCKKLKISTMALQNVVKVLEMLDLDCMEEVEVCCTWKLSTLAGFAPYLGQMRNLRKFLLSHICEPASISPEEKRKWISQFASQFLNLECLQELSLDSVSFLEGQMDQVLRCLEAPLETVSITDCQLSESDLKSLTQCPGIRQLKHLNLSGVILTNMNPELLRVLLERVAATLKTLDLENCRIVDAQLIVFLPALSSCSQLTTFNYLRNPISVAVLERLLCHTAGLSCLSLEMYSTPWEIYGAQGASHHKRLEQLREELSRTMKPLKRTKTVWFSIIPCPPCGNRAI; translated from the exons ATGAGCTTCCAGGCCCCACCCACACTCCTGCAGCTGGCAGTGCAGAGCCTGCTGAGGGAGGAGGCCCTGGCCATCTCTGCTCTACAGGACCTCCCCAGGGAGCTCTTCCCCCGACTCTTCAAGGAGGCCTTCACCCGCAGACAGTCTGCCGTCCTGAGGGCGATGGTGCAGGTCTGGCCTTTCCCCTGTCTCCCATTAGGGGGTCTGATGAAGATGAAGGTACCCTACCTGGAGACCTTACAAACCATACTGGATGGGATCGATATACTGCTTGGCCAGAAGGTTCACCCCAG GAGTCACAAACTTCGAGTTCTGGATTTGCGGGCTTTGCACAAGGACTTCTGGAGCGTCTGGGCTGGAGATAAGACAGATGCTTGCCCTCGAGCAGTCAAGTGTAAGAGGAAAACACAAGGGAGAGGTGTGAGGAGAGGGAACGAGCAGTCTTTGAAGGTGTTTGTAGACATATACCTCAAGCCAAGAGCCCTGGATGCGTGCCTGTCCTACGTCTTCCTGTGGGTGGAAGCGAGGAAGGGTTTACTGCAGCTGGGCTGTAAGAAGCTGAAGATCTCCACGATGGCTCTCCAGAACGTGGTGAAGGTTCTGGAAATGCTGGATCTGGACTGTATGGAGGAAGTGGAAGTGTGCTGCACCTGGAAACTGTCCACCCTGGCCGGCTTTGCTCCTTACCTGGGCCAAATGAGAAATCTTCGCAAGTTCCTTCTTTCTCATATCTGTGagcctgcctccatttccccagaggaaaagaggaagtggaTCAGTCAGTTTGCTTCTCAGTTTCTCAACCTGGAGTGCCTCCAGGAGCTCTCCCTGGACTCCGTGTCCTTCCTCGAAGGTCAGATGGACCAGGTGCTCAG GTGCCTGGAGGCCCCCTTGGAGACGGTCTCTATCACCGACTGCCAGCTTTCGGAATCAGACTTGAAGTCCCTGACCCAGTGTCCAGGCATCCGTCAGCTCAAACACCTGAACCTAAGTGGTGTCATACTGACCAACATGAATCCTGAGCTCCTCCGAGTCCTGCTAGAGAGAGTCGCAGCCACCCTGAAGACCCTGGACTTGGAGAACTGTAGGATTGTGGACGCCCAGCTCATTGTCTTTCTGCCTGctctcagcagctgctcccaGCTCACCACATTCAACTACTTAAGGAATCCCATCTCAGTGGCTGTTCTGGAGCGCCTGCTCTGCCACACCGCTGGCCTGAGTTGCTTAAGCCTGGAGATGTATTCTACCCCCTGGGAGATTTATGGTGCCCAGGGTGCTTCTCACCACAAGCGGCTAGAACAGCTCCGTGAGGAGCTCAGTAGAACAATGAAGCCACTGAAACGCACCAAGACAGTGTGGTTCAGCATCATTCCCTGTCCACCTTGTGGCAACCGGGCCATATGA